Proteins encoded together in one Campylobacter concisus window:
- a CDS encoding YbaK/EbsC family protein, whose product MSEQIFNKIHDLLSKNGAKFRVIEHESVRTSEEVAKIRGTKMSQGAKALVCSIKGVDEEKFGQIFKDENVLNAYLLDDEKPVMKVGKIYLLAVLPADEQADLDALAQKFDGKRASLASPDEVTALADCVFGSVPPFSFHKNLHLVVDESLLERNDEIAFNAGLLNRSVVLNAKDYARIVKPVLVKFREEKC is encoded by the coding sequence GTGTCTGAGCAAATTTTTAATAAAATCCATGACCTTCTTAGCAAAAATGGGGCTAAATTTAGGGTGATAGAGCATGAGAGTGTGAGGACTTCAGAGGAGGTCGCTAAGATAAGGGGCACGAAGATGAGCCAGGGCGCAAAGGCGCTGGTATGCTCTATAAAAGGCGTAGATGAGGAGAAATTTGGGCAAATTTTTAAAGATGAAAATGTGTTAAATGCCTACTTGCTAGATGACGAAAAGCCAGTGATGAAGGTTGGTAAAATTTACTTGCTTGCTGTCTTGCCAGCTGACGAGCAAGCGGACCTTGACGCGCTTGCTCAAAAATTTGATGGCAAAAGAGCGAGCCTTGCTAGCCCAGACGAGGTTACGGCCTTGGCTGATTGCGTATTTGGCTCGGTTCCGCCATTTAGTTTTCATAAAAATTTACACCTTGTCGTGGATGAGAGTTTGCTTGAGCGAAACGATGAGATCGCCTTTAATGCAGGGCTTCTTAATAGATCAGTTGTCCTAAATGCAAAAGACTACGCTAGGATAGTAAAGCCGGTGCTTGTTAAATTTAGAGAAGAAAAGTGCTAG
- the ung gene encoding uracil-DNA glycosylase: protein MQINLDDVKIEPSWKEMLKDEFLSENFAKIKENFLKAKSAGVVYPPSGLIFNAFNLTPFHAVKVVILGQDPYHGANQAMGLSFSVPSGVRVPPSLVNIYKEIYADLGIKEPNSGDLTKWAKQGVLLLNSTLSVSAGAANSHASFGWQGFTDAVIKKVSQNLQNVVFMLWGNPARAKAPLIDASKHLILEAAHPSPLARGAFFGCRHFSKANIYLANHGKTPIDWDLNVKI, encoded by the coding sequence ATGCAGATAAATTTAGATGACGTAAAGATCGAACCAAGCTGGAAAGAGATGCTAAAAGATGAGTTTTTGAGTGAAAATTTCGCCAAGATCAAAGAGAATTTCTTAAAAGCAAAGAGCGCTGGCGTCGTCTATCCACCAAGTGGGCTTATATTTAACGCATTTAACCTAACGCCATTTCACGCCGTAAAGGTTGTCATTTTAGGACAAGACCCCTACCACGGCGCCAACCAAGCCATGGGGTTAAGTTTTTCTGTACCTAGTGGTGTAAGGGTCCCGCCAAGTCTTGTAAATATCTACAAAGAAATTTACGCTGATCTTGGCATAAAAGAGCCAAATAGTGGCGATCTCACAAAATGGGCAAAGCAAGGCGTGCTGCTTCTAAACTCAACTTTAAGCGTTAGCGCTGGAGCGGCAAATTCCCACGCAAGCTTTGGCTGGCAGGGCTTTACGGATGCTGTAATAAAAAAAGTTAGCCAAAATTTACAAAACGTAGTTTTCATGCTTTGGGGCAATCCAGCTAGAGCCAAAGCACCGCTAATAGACGCTAGCAAGCACCTCATCTTAGAAGCAGCCCACCCAAGTCCGCTAGCTCGTGGCGCATTTTTTGGCTGCCGTCACTTCTCAAAGGCAAATATCTACCTAGCAAATCACGGTAAAACGCCGATAGACTGGGATCTAAATGTAAAAATTTGA
- a CDS encoding pyridoxamine 5'-phosphate oxidase family protein, translating into MRRKDRELSREDGLKIIDECEYAVISCVDDEGEIFSVPVSPVRVGESIFIHGATAGCKAKLLQNGRKVEFVCVSFNKVPHLNDSELEAIKDDGKALGGKVFTTEYKSAIAKTRAYEVTDEAKRYEILKILSQKYTAYAMSTFDVAAEYGLKIMKIYELKIESLSAKAKILPKPAK; encoded by the coding sequence ATGAGACGAAAAGATAGAGAGCTAAGCCGTGAAGATGGCTTAAAAATCATAGATGAATGTGAATATGCAGTAATTTCATGCGTGGATGATGAGGGAGAAATTTTTAGCGTACCGGTCTCGCCTGTTAGAGTTGGTGAAAGCATTTTTATACACGGAGCTACCGCTGGCTGTAAGGCAAAACTACTTCAAAATGGACGAAAAGTAGAGTTTGTCTGCGTTAGTTTTAACAAAGTCCCACATCTAAATGATAGCGAGCTAGAGGCGATAAAAGACGACGGTAAAGCGCTTGGCGGCAAGGTCTTTACGACTGAGTATAAAAGCGCCATCGCAAAAACGAGAGCCTACGAGGTGACAGATGAAGCCAAAAGATATGAAATTTTAAAAATTCTCAGCCAAAAATATACCGCCTACGCGATGAGCACTTTTGACGTGGCGGCCGAGTATGGGCTAAAGATCATGAAAATTTATGAGCTAAAGATAGAGAGCCTTAGTGCAAAGGCTAAAATTTTGCCAAAACCAGCAAAGTAA
- a CDS encoding replication-associated recombination protein A produces MFRPKSLDEICGQKAVKAAFLKFIASSKIPHSIFYGPAGCGKTSFARAVASGANYDFYEFDGGNLRIDDFRKILKNYENALNKPLFFIDEIHRLSKTQQEALLIPMENYKALVIGASTENPFFTLSSGIRSRSMLFEFRPLSSSDFEELLGKIREQISFSIDEEAKEYLFKSSGGDARAMLNLLEFAITLDENVSLENLKTLRQNALKEGAKEDDTHYELASAFIKSLRGSDENAVIYYLARLIDSGESADFIARRMAIFASEDIGNANPNALNLAASTLSAVKEIGFPEARIILAQCAIYLASSPKSNSSYNAINAALKYVQSEEILKIPPYLKNHTKESKDYLYPHDFGGWVEQKYLEKPLVFYKSKGIGFEKTLNEWLEKIKSKG; encoded by the coding sequence ATGTTTAGACCAAAAAGCTTAGATGAAATTTGCGGACAAAAGGCGGTTAAGGCGGCATTTTTAAAATTTATAGCCTCTAGCAAAATCCCGCATTCCATCTTTTATGGTCCAGCAGGCTGTGGCAAGACGAGCTTTGCAAGAGCAGTAGCAAGCGGAGCAAACTACGACTTTTACGAGTTTGATGGCGGAAATTTAAGGATAGATGACTTTCGCAAAATTTTAAAAAACTACGAAAACGCCTTAAATAAGCCACTCTTTTTCATAGACGAGATCCACCGCCTAAGCAAAACCCAACAAGAAGCACTGCTAATTCCCATGGAAAACTACAAGGCCCTAGTCATCGGAGCTAGCACGGAAAATCCCTTTTTCACGCTAAGCTCAGGCATCAGAAGTCGCTCGATGCTCTTTGAGTTTAGGCCGCTTAGCAGTAGCGATTTTGAGGAGCTTCTTGGCAAGATCAGAGAGCAAATTTCATTTAGCATTGATGAGGAGGCAAAGGAGTATCTTTTTAAAAGTAGTGGTGGCGATGCAAGAGCTATGCTAAATTTACTCGAATTTGCCATCACGCTTGATGAAAATGTGAGCTTAGAAAATTTAAAAACACTTCGCCAAAACGCCCTAAAAGAAGGGGCAAAAGAGGACGACACGCACTACGAGCTAGCAAGCGCTTTTATAAAAAGTCTGCGTGGAAGCGACGAAAACGCCGTCATATACTATCTTGCAAGGCTCATAGACTCTGGCGAGAGTGCGGACTTCATCGCTAGAAGGATGGCGATATTTGCCAGCGAAGACATCGGCAACGCAAACCCAAATGCGCTAAATTTAGCCGCCAGCACACTAAGTGCGGTAAAAGAGATAGGCTTTCCAGAGGCTAGGATTATACTTGCTCAGTGCGCCATCTATCTAGCCAGCTCGCCAAAGTCAAACTCCAGCTACAATGCTATAAATGCCGCCCTAAAATACGTGCAGAGCGAAGAAATTTTAAAAATCCCACCATATCTAAAAAATCACACAAAAGAGAGCAAAGACTACCTTTATCCGCATGATTTTGGCGGCTGGGTCGAGCAAAAATATCTAGAAAAACCGCTCGTTTTTTACAAAAGCAAGGGCATAGGCTTTGAAAAAACACTAAATGAGTGGCTAGAGAAAATAAAATCTAAGGGCTAA